GCCTGTTTCTTTTTCCTGATAGTGGACATACcgttgaagatctgacgttgttttaaaaggtacaaattcaacatattttatacaaggtttgtctatgttgaaatttggttactatgatgacataatcctgtgatTGAAAtctcaccctcaaaacaacagttaatTACTTTTTCAAATCCCATGTATTTTCCCAagtagattccacgtcacaatacgttgCCTGTCCCGTCCTCAGGCCTTGCTCTTAGCAGGAGGATCCTCCCGTATGTTCTTTCAGATCCATCGTGGTCTCAGGGATGGGGAAGTCGCCTGCCACCAGGAGAGTCTGGTCCATCACATCTGTCACAATGAAACCATGCCCCACCACACCCAAACCCTGGGAGGAGAGCACCTCCACCTGGCCATGTCCCTGTCCCACCCCAACCTGGGGAAAGCCCACCTGGCCATGGTGAAGGCCCACCTCTACCTGGCCTTGGCCTACCACACCTTGGCTCTGGGTTAAGCCTACCTCCAACTGGCCAGGCCCATGCCCCACAACAGCCTGGTTAAAGCCCACCACCATCTGCCCTTGGCtggacaccacctcctccaccaggGGCTGGATAACCACCCTGAGGATGTCACTGGTTCCTGGTACAGTTCCAGACACACTGAGTCCAGGTCCAAAGACAGGAAGAGGGACACTGGGTCCAGAGACAGGTGCCAGCCCCTCAGGTGTCCCCTTCTCAGTGGGTGGTGTTGGTGAGGGGCTAGTCTCATCCTCCTCCTGCGACCCCTCATCCTTTACTATCAGGTTCCGTAGCTTCCTCTCCCGCGGGTTGTAGTTCTCTGTACGGTTGTGGACCTGAATATGACGTCGTAAGTGGGCCtggaagaaaagaggagagactTCCGTATTCAATTCAAATTTTATACAGCTTAATTTATCCCCTCAGTGGCTGGGTGAGCATTAAACATGCATGGAAATTTGAGGAACCAAGCTAGCACACTGGAAATGCATGGCTTACCTGTCTGGTGAACTTGTAGCCACACTTTTCGCACTCAAACTTCCTCATGCCCTGATGGCGACGCACATGGACGCGGAGCTGCTCGATGGCTGGAGGATTTAacaaacaagacaatatgaaaacaTACAGTAAACTTGTTTTACTGCATTTTGTTCAACTAAAGTCAGGGTTGAATCTTTTCAGGAAGAAATCTACTGATTAGATTAAAACATGACAGAAAATATTATTTCAACTGAAAAGGTAGTATCATCAGTGATGCCACAATCTCTTGTCAACCATGACAGTTCCTCTCTCACCCTTGAAGGTCTTGCCACATATCTTACAGCAGTGAGGGCGGtcgtcctggtgcttgctggcgACATGGCGGAGCATCGGGCCCTTCTCTGTGAAGCGCTGGTTACAGAACTCACAGCTATAAGGCCGCTCTCCCGTGTGGGTGCGATGGTGCTTGTCAAGACTGGCTGGAATgacatacaaaacacacacacaggcatcggCACAAGCACAATGTTGAAGCGTTGGAATAGGCAGTGTGAGAGCTCACTGGATGTTAATGTGAGAGTTTGTGTTAGTCTGAGACAGAGAGTGTGTTTACTCTAGCTAAATGATAACTATGAGACTAAATCATACTCTATGACCTGTGCAACTATGTTCATTGTTAGAAATGGGTGTGTCCTGCTACGGTATCTGCAGGGCCTAGTGAGAGGACGACAGTTCTTACCCTGTGTCCGGAAGGTCTTCCCACAGAGGTGGCACTGAtagggcttctctccagtgtgaacgCGCAGGTGCATGTTGAGGTTGGCCTTCTGGGTAAACGCATGGTTGCAGTACTCACACACAAATGGACGCTCGTTTCTGAGAAAGTGAGACAAACAAACAGGGACATCACATTATTCGATGCATTACGTCACATTAGACGACAGTAGGCTATATCGGTTCAGTCAAACAGTCTAGGTCCCCCACGGTAACAAACTCCTCACCCACTACCATGCCCAGTCTCAGCCCCACCTGTGAATGGCTTTGATGTGCATCTGCAGGCCGTTTCGGCTGGAGGCTCGATGGCCACACTCTTCACACACAAAGAGCTTCTCGCCTCGATGCTTGGACGCCTCATGCAGACGCACCTCCGTTTTAGACAGGTAGGCTTTGCTGCACAGAGAGCACTGTGGGAAATATTAATCACAGGTTAGACGTTGAACAGCAAGCAAGCAGTCATATATCTTGACAATAATGCAGAAGCAAAAAAGGTTTGAATACAGGAAAAGGCCGACCAATTAacacaaaggagagagagaagacttacTGCATGTGGTTTGGGTGCGCCATGGATTTTGATTTCGTGATTTCTCAAATCTTTTTTACGCATAAACTGTTCCGAGCATGACGTACACTGAAATAGATACAAGATCAAGCGATAATATGTCAATATGAGTTTGATACAAAGCACACCAGAGAGAGAAGTCTTCAAATGTAAATTAATGACATgttcaccagggttggggtcaatttggAATATATTAATTCAATTCAAACAATTCATTTTAAATTGGCCACAACCCAAAGGAAGCagaatttgaattgaatttgaattggGGGAAGTATAATTTAATTCAAAGCAATTCAAACTATTTCAACTGAGATGTGAAACATAAAAGTCTAATTCATTTGACAAATGTTTATCAAAAGAATATGCCACTTAATTAATGCAAAGAATACACATACCATTTAAATATTAGttagatatttatttattttttgacacgAGATGTTAGATTGTTCCCTTTCATATTGCAGTGTTTGATCTAATGTAATCTGGGAAATGTATTTTAGTTCTGATATTTAAAAAGACATTTACAATTGTTTTAGGAGAATGAGTTTTACAAATGGAAATATTTCATCCTTATGCTACATGGTATTGgtaaacatacagtacatgatgTCAAAATAGTCATTACTATGGTGATGTGTAGAACAAATAATTTGAATTTCATTGAATAAAATTCTACTTCCTTTAATTCAAATTGTGGTGTCCTGTGGTGTGTGGCCGATTCAAATTCAAGAATTGGGTTGGAATTAAAGAGCAATTCGCAACTCAATTCAgacttgaccccaaccctgatgttCACTGTCCTGTGGGCGTGTTAAAGAGTGTGAGGTGGTAGGTGCTGGACCTTATTGGGCATTTCCCCTGTATGGGAGACAGTGTGCAGACGTAGATCCACCACTCTGTCAAATGACATGGGGCATTGAAGACAGTTGTGCACCTGTACTAACAACAAgaatacacacatacagtgcacgAGGGAAAATGTAAGGTATTGTCTAATTTAGGGCACACAGTATCGAAATGTTTTACAACCGAAAACAAAAAATAAGCATTTCTTATAGGACAAGTCATGGTAGTCCCTCCCCTTTATGCTCACTTTTCTTCCTTTTGATGACTAGCGGACATGACTTTAGTCCTGCTGATCACTCACCGCTTTTACTTTTTCATCACATTTGCAGTTCCGGGCCTGGTGGTCCATCAGATTCTCCTTCCTGTAGTACCTCTTCCCACACTTAGAGCATGCAAAGGGCTTCTCACCCGTATGACGCCTGGTGAACAGTGGAAGAACATAAATAACACACCAACACTAGTCACTCAATAATACCAGTCTTTTTCATTATTCAGGTCTCTCTTGCAAGATATTTTTATCTCAACAGGACCAACCTTTAAAAACAAAGATTGTATAATAAAGTCACAATCAATGCAAAGTCAATGCAATGTGATAGCAGTGAGTTGCATACCTGTTGTGTACTTTGAGATAGTATTTGCTGAGGAAGGTCTTATTGCAGGTGGGGCACTGAACAGAGCCCTTTTTGGAGCCCTTGGCCGCCTCCTCACTGTTCTCTTTATTGACAGCTTTACCTGGTCCTTTACGTCTGCCTTTGGGGCTGGAGATGGTAGTCGGTAGGGCATGGGGCACATACTCTTCATCAGTGTCCTCATCCATCACCTCCATCAAAcagtcatcatcgtcatcatcatcatgaggCTGCAAATGAGAATTAGCTTTATAGCTAACATCTGGTACAATGGCAGTGACCATGTCCGTTACCTGCGAAATAAACAAACACAATGAATCATCATCTCTATTGTCATTCATCACATCTTCTGACCCATCCACCTGTAACTGGGAGACACAATATTTCATGCATATTTCATGCATTATCCATCATATTGTAGCTATAGCCTAAGCACTTGCAGTAaggtataggcctactgcaggggTCGGCAACAGGCGGCCCGCGGGCCAAAACCGGCTCATGAGTGATTTTCTTTGGCCCCCCAATGTTTTTagtagattattattattaaaaatgtttttttgggggggggacaccAGGAATTCAGCCAAAAAATATATCTAATTTAGGAAATCTTATTCCCACGAATTAAAAAAAAAGAGACGCGATTGTGTCTTAACGAAACAAGGTATGaaattattttcaaatacaatctattTTTGGGCATAGTTTGgccaatttgcagtgtacaaattctTATAAATATGTTCCGGTCCCCCGACCATTTGCTCTGACAAAAATCGTCTGTTGACCAAATCTAGTTGCCTATCCCTGGCCTACTTTATAGTTCTAGTATAAAATCTACAAATCTGTAGGAACATACCCTCCTAATCTATTCTTACGTTAACACTTCAGGATAAGGTTACGTATTCTAGCCTACCTCTGTTGTATCTGTAGGCTGAGGGAGGCTTTGTCCCTCGTCCTCAGCCCCATCACTTTTATCCATTAGGCTGATAACTAGTTGTGGTGTTCCCCTATTGGTGGTCCCCTGGGGCAGGAGCTGCGGCCTGGGGCCCTCTCCAAGCAGCCTTCTGGAGACCTTCACCTTACGCCCAGAGCGAGTTGTGGTGGTGGTTGCTTCTGGAGGATCCTTCTTACTTGAGCCGCTACTAGGGGTTTGGGATTTTTTGGGCCTCCCTCTTTTTTGGGGGGACCTCCCCCTTTTTAGGGGGACCTTGGTTTCCGTAGAAGTTACAGGTGGGATTAGGCCATCATCTTCACCCAGAAGATCTTTAGACTGAGGTTCTTCTGGAGAGACTGTCCCTTCTGTGGCGAACTGCTGACAGAGGGTGAGCGCATCTGGTACACAGAGGCGGTCTGCAGCCTGTTGCACATTGTCCAGATTCAGAGAGTCAAGCTTCAACTTCCCTGTGTAGAAAAAGTCTAGAAGTAGTTCCAGGCCGTCAGTGGGGCACTCCTTTGGGAGGGAGACCTCCTTAACCATGGTAGTGGTTGGCTCAGATTCCTGGAAAAGCTTACTAAAACAGGCCAGGATGTTGCGATGGGCATTGTAcaccctcccatctcctcctacAGTCAGCTTGGCATCACAGAACCATCCAAGACCCCTCTGCTCATTCAGAAAAGACAACACCCGTTGGGCATGGGTGCTGCTCACCTGTGTAAGCATCTCTCACCCTTGACAGTAGATTGCTGCTTCTCAAGGGACACTGGATTCAGTGTCATGGAGTTGCTTGAAAGAATCAGAAAACAGATGACAATTGAAGAAATGAATAGAAAATAGGCTACTGTCTGTAACTTCTATTAATATCATTAGGCTATTAGTATTCTTGCAATCTTAAGTCTTAACTACAgcatcatcagtcatttgtcatGCATAGTCCAGACTTCAGATGCATTATTAGCAAGATATTCACTTAAACCTGGTATGGGACATTTGCACAAGGGGTTGAGTAGTACTAAATATGCCAACACATATGAGATAATAATACTGAAATAAATAGAATTTGTTTAAGATTAGACAAATgtattacccagaaatgattagtAGGTAGGCCCCTAACTAGCTACGCACCTCGACGTTTCTGACATTATACAGACGCTCCCTAAGCTTTCATCTGTTCAGTAGAAACCACAGAGACGCGATTTACCTTTGCAGGATGCTGGCAATCGTGTCACTGCTATCGGTTGTTGGAATGGTGCATTGCATTAATATAATTTATAAACAGTTATTTTGACTAACGTATCAAGAGCATGTATTGCGTTATGTCTCGTCCAGGCCAGGCGGTAGGGACCGGATGTGACGGTTAGGCTAGCATCATGCAAGCGAGCTAGCTAACCATAAATACACGCTTTGCAATTGAATGGTGGGTAGCATGCTAACATCACGTTCAAATTACACGATTTTGTAGTTATATAATTGCATTATTTTGGGATGGACTAACTAATGATATTTCGAGCTAATGTTCTCTTTGGTGGCTGCATGGTTAGCTGTCTACGCTAGCAGCTAGCTACGCGAACAACTGAGCATGCGTGAACTCCGTGAAGGTATTTACTGTTCATCCTATTTTATCGATAACCCCACCCCCCAAAATAATGAGGCAGTCTAgcctgagttacagttaatatttTGTATCCAGGTTGTGTTAATTTAATAAATGCCTATTTTAGGTATCTGTAACTAATATAAGGTAGGTAACTACAAAACGAGCTTGCTAACTTTGAAGTAAACGCTGTAACCGCCGCTGTGGGATACCGGTTGGCCAATTATTACTCAGAATGGCGTCTGGCTGGCTCACATGGTGAAACCACTACGCGATCTAGCTAACAGTATACCGTAGTAATGTGCCAACACGATTTTTATTCGTTCGCTATAGAGGTCCTCCAAGCATATTTTTGAGAAGCTACGGAGAGGTACTGCTTGGTATCCAACCTTCGTCTTGCCGATCGTGGTATATGCTCTCCAATACAACACAACTAATGTTTGTTGGCAAGCTAACTAATGTAACAAAAGCTatcttagctagctaaccagaGATACATTGACATCACTGTAGTATTGGGCAGCAACTGTGTTCATTCACCTTAGCGAAGTTCAATGTGTTACTACTAGTAGTTAGGTGAGTTGAGTTAGCTAGGTAAATtatctgtagctagctaacgttttaTCTATTTACACCaacgttagttagttagttagctagctaacaacaatcAATCTTGCCTGCTAGTATAGTATGTACAGATGGCTAGATCGATGCTTGCCCATTGCAATAGTCGTGTTCATTTTGTACTATTCTCTCTCCAGGGTTCCCCACCTTACATCTTACTTACAAAGGGAAAGCCATTAATAACCATGAAAGTGCAGAAATCTCTCCCCAAAACCAAGCAGACGTCCAAGAGGCAACAATGTAATGACAAGTGGTTCAAGTCCAACAGAATTCCCCAAAACTCAGACTCTTCAAACCTCAGCCCAAGCACAGCCATGGCCAAGCTAGAGCACCGCGCATCTAACCTTAGAAAGGACAAGCCTAACCTGAAGAGACTGAAGAAGAAGGCCATGACTGTGTCCTTCAGACAGGTCAAGACTCCGGCTGCCACGGAGAGGACCCCCTCTCGTCCTCTGACCAACGGGGGTGCAGGTCGACCAGAGCAGGGCAGTGACTCAGACGAGTCCCAGGACTGGAGCTCCTTTGCCGAGTCTGTTTTACATCAAAATGGTGGTGGAGAGAGTATGGAGGGCCAGGAGAGTTGTGTCTCAGCCAAAGCTGTGCCTggcaggatagaggaggaggcttTTGTTCACTGTGCAGAGCGAGACTACATCCATAATCGCACAGTGCTGGTCATGCAACAGGGTCAGGTACTTACGCAGTATTTTCAGCTACACTTTTTACTTTTCAGTGGCAACTACACTCCCCGCTATAAGCTACTTCCTGTGTGCTTTCACTAATGCCTCCTGCTAGTGTTTTGTCTCTTATAAATGGTATTATTAATTTTGTCCATGCTGTGTGGATTAAAGTTATTCTAAGTCACCCTGATCTCTTTCTCCTGCAGACCCTGTGTTTTAGGGGGAAGTGCCTTCTGTCATGTCTGTACGGTCGGGTGGAGGTGCATGGTTTCACCCTTGAGGAGGGTCAGCAGTCCTACCCACTTTTTTCCCCTTCCTCACATTGCCCCCTCACCGTCACAGCACTGGGGGATTCCCCTAACCCCAGCAAGACCAAGAAAGCGGGCCGTCTAGAGGCCAAAGCCATTGTCCGCAAGTACCTCTCTGCAGGTAAGGATAGCCTTTGAATGAGACCATCCACCCTTTAAATAATTTGCATGACACTATCCTCAGCTGCCTTCTTTTTGTGATTTGTTTCCAATTATAGGCCTAGTTAGATCACCCTGGAGGGAGTAAATTGTTGGTTTGAGTTTGAAGCAACCTTACAAACGAGCAGCATTTAATCTTTATTTTCTGTGTTCTGTTTAGAGACATGTAAAAGGTTGTTGAGTGAAGTAGATTCCGACTCCTGTGTGATCCTGCTGGAGCCCCTGGACACCCCTCTGACGCGGTTCCTCAACAGTTTCCCAGACCTCAAAGAGCTGTTTGGACTCAGTTCGGTGGGTTGACTCTGATAATCCGATGTTGTCATCTATCTACAGCATGTTACTACTGGCCTTTTCATAAAGACTTTTATTTTACCGACCTCTTCTTTTGTAGAGTTACTGTAAGGCACGTTTTCACAACTactgatgtaaaaatggctttataaatacattcgaTTTATTTGAATGATAGAGGGACATCCGAGACAGTTCAGCTATGCTGGACACTCCGCTCTCTGGCCTTGGCATAACCCCACTGCGGAGAACAGCCGGAGGCATGGTTATGTCACAGACCTACAGGGAGGCGCTCAACGGCCTGGTTAACGCCTGTGCAGGTAAACCCACACACAGCCCTGCTATCTTAAAGAggaaccccaaaaaacaacttatttGGTTGAAAAAGATCTACGTGGCATCAGTGTTATTTAGAAACACTTATTCTAGTGCCAACATtaactacaaagtgtaaatagtatACTTTTGGTTATAAAGTCAGTATCTTCCAAAAGGGAGATTTGTGACATTTAGGGGAAACTATTACACTCCTAAATCCTTGGATATTTGAGGGTTGTGTTTTGATTTCAATCGTGCCCAGTCTTGTGCACTAACACGGGATGGTAATGCCTAGGGAGTATTGTCATGCACGGCGAACCGGTTGCGCCGAGTGCGCTCTATCCAATCGTAGCAGCAGACTCAACCTACAGTAAACCCATTAGCATGCACCGCCTCGGACTTGTTTACGTGAGACAACAATACATACATCGGTGCCAATGTTATGTTGAAAGAACGAGACTCTGTGTTTATCAAGGTCTTGGGTTTTTTCCAACTCAAACATCCTCACATTCGTGAGCTAACGTTAGCATCACAAACACAACTGTCATCAAAGACACTGATACCAGAGAAGGTACAGAAAACAGGAAATCCTCTGAGCTTGGTATTCTTGACCAATCACGTTCATATGCTGTGTCACCAGGCCGCGTTCAGCAGGACACAATCTTTGGGAACGTTCAAATAGAAATATGTAATATAGAACAAAACATACCTCTGACATGTAGACCAAGCAATCGTGAACGTGGCCCAGGTTACTAAGCCATTCGTCACGTGTACGGTGGCTGTTTGGGATATTTCAAGTAAACGACACACAACAGTAGAGAACATAACACACCCACTTCAAACTCTCATTGCTtctagcatttcttaatgaggATGTGGAAAAGTGAGGCGACAAAAGTGAGTTCAGCCCCTCTTTAACATGACAAACAGGTCCCCTCCAGTTCTTTTCTACAGACAAGCATGTCAGGTTTCTGTTGTATTCCACATGGTGGAGACTGAGATATTTCAACCTGATGACCTATGGACTGTTTTTCGTCTACAGAGGAGCTCGATGGCTGTCCAGTTATTCTTGTATGTGGTGCTAAGAATGTTGGAAAGTCCACCTTCAACCGTCACCTCATCAATACCTTACTTAACCAGTGAGTAGTGTATTTTTGATTTATGTTTGTTCGGTTGGAAGTTTCTTCAGTGACACAATGCTTATAGCAATGAccctccctgtgtgtctgtgtgtgtgcagcacTGCAAGTGTAGAATACCTGGAGTGTGACCTGGGCCAGACAGAGTTCACTCCCTCaggttgtctctccctgtctactGTCAGAGAGCCACTGCTGGGTATGTATCGTAACTGTTTCCTTTACAATCGTGTACAATACATTTTTGTGCAGTGAGTGAGTTTTCATTACACATGGCAAATACACTGGAACTACCTGTATTTCCCAATATTTCcaaactaaccctggtctgtcatGTTGTTTCCAGGTCCTCCCTTTACACACCAGTGGGCTCCAGAGCACATGATCTTCTATGGCCAGTCGTCCTGTGAAACAGACCTGGACCGCTATCTGGAGTCCCTCAAGTCCCTGTGGCGCTTGTACAACCGAGAGACGCCCATCGTCATCAACACCATGGGCTGGGTCAAAGGTCAGTAACACAGTATTCTTGGCAACCTGAGGGCAACATTTGTCTCAAATGccatgtacaaaaaaaaaaatgtatgaaatgtattcactactgtaagtcgctctggataagagcgtctgctaaatgaaaaaatacaaataaaaaaatgttaatgTATAGCCCGATCTTTAAAAAGGGGGAAAGCAAGCACACGTTTTAACAGAAATAATTTATAGTAATTCATACTTGTATTATTTACAAATATTTTTCATACTGCCATTTTAACATGTGCCTACTTCTTCAGGTTTTGGCTTTCAGTTGTTGGTGGACATCATTCGCCTCTTCTCCATTTCTCACGTGGTGCAGCTCAGTAGTGGGGATAAAGTCATGTGCCCCCAACTCACCCCTGAGTTCCTGAGGTCATCCCACGGCTGGCAGACACACCCTCCTGTCCAGTCAGCTTTGGGGGAGGACAACTCTGGAACTCATCCTGCCCAGCGGAGTTACACTCTATTCAGTATTCACTCCGAGTTTGAAGGAGCAGGGCGCCCGGGCGAAATGTAAGAGTCctaacaacacaacagctttcttGGTTGCCATGGATATAAAACATTTTGCTGATGGAAGAAACTTTCCCTTTACTTTTAGAGAAAAGACAAACCCACCCTGCACTTCTTGCCAGGAACACTTGTCCATTAAGCTGACGTATCAGCCTTCGTCTGCCCTACTTCtctgacttcctctctctcctctgctgtgTGTTATTCTTCCAAAGGAGACACCAGCGCAGCAACGAGCAGCGTGACCTGGCTCTGCTGGGCTACTTCAGCCAGCTGCAGTCCCCTGAACCAGGCCCTGTCAGACCCCTACACTGCTTCACCCCCTACCAGGTAAAAAATCATCACTTTTTGAAGAAGAACGTTGCCACAATCTGAAGCTTTGATGCAACCCATTCTGAAGTGTCCTGTTCCGCCAGCCTGCGTGCGCCAAATCATGTTTATTTATGATAAGCATTGGATTCAAGTCTGTTTATTGTTAAATGCTAATTCCACTACGTCCATCTCTTGTCCTCTCCCTGCAGGTTCCCCATTCAGCGGTGGCTGTGGGTGTGACGCACTGCGAGGTGGCACCAACTCATGTGCTCTACACTGCCAATGCCAGTCTGGTGGGGCTGTGCTGTCTGAATGAGAAGGTATCAGGCAGGGGAAGCCCAGTACTGCTCTCCCAAACCCCTGTCTGTCCTTGTGTGGGCTTTGGTACGTGTATATACACTATATTAACCATAAACACATTATCTTTCATTCTTCTGATGTGTGGTAACAAAAgtaataccgtaatttccggactattgagcgcacctgaatataagccgcacccactgaatttaaaaaatatatattattttgaacataaataagccgcacatgtctataagccgcaggtgcctaccggtatattgaaacaaatgaactttacacaggctttaacgaaacacggcttgtaacaaaaataaataggctttaacgacacggtttgtaaaaaaaaataaaaattagcagtaaacagtagcctaccaagaaagtcattggtcactatcttcctcctgtgcactgaaaccactgaagtcatctccttcggtgtcggagttgaatagcctcagaattgcttcatccgatattggatcgttttcattgtcgctctcgtcactgtttgaccttaacccgttcggcaatttcattggtctaatgaaagtttcatgccgccaaaaaactgagcacgtcacagaaagtgtttttttggagagagaaagcgggaaaaatccatatattagccgcgtcattgtttaagccgcgacgtTCGAAGAGTCggggaaaaagttgcggcttatagtccggaatttaaaGTACATGTATATCAAACCTAGAACAGTAACAAAGTTTGGCATCTCCACATGGATGACTACCTCCTTGGATAGATGACAAACTGGTGAGAGCAATCTAttaagtagtgtttctctctgttCCGCAGGTGTCCTTCGTGGTGTGGACATGGCACGGGGCCTGTACTTCCTTGTTACACCTGTAGCTCCCTCGGTCCTCCGTCAGGTCAACTGTCTTCTGCTGGGGGCTGTCACACTGCCCAACACCCTCCTCACAGGCCAGGTAAGACGAGATGATACCTCCGACACACTAAGCACTCTAAACACTTCGCCGACGTACTCTCTGCTCCTCAAACCTCTGTTCAATGTCTTTGTTTGACTTTCACACTTGGATATCAACTATAATAAAACGTGAAAAATCACAACTGCCCCAAactattccatttttttttcgTACTGATTTGTTGTCCTGTTCCTCTCCATTAGTGTATGCTTTTAGCTATCAAAGTATTTTGGTTCAGTCACTCATGCTTGCGTCATCTTAGTCCATATTCTTTCTGTTACAGACAGGAATTCTGGGAGAACCTCCCTACGTCACAATGGACTACAGCTTTGAGCTAACCGGGGCCGGGAAGCTTCACGTCTTCAAGGGGCTTGCAAGACCTGGCCAGATGAAAAAcgcaaaatgattttttttttgtttttatggtTTCACAGTAAGAAATCTgaatcttttttttctttttctttttttgcctTGTTTATTGACTTTAAACACCAAGGCCAGAGTTAAGGTCGTTGAATGTACAGAAGAGAAGGTTCAGGAGACGGTGTACCGTAGAGTTGGCGTGAGTGACTCGAGGCGTACTCGCGCTCCAGATCAGAGTGCTGAAGACGGCCCAGGCTGTGGAGGTCAGCTCCCTCTTGTAGGTGTGAATTGGGTTTACCTTTTGGTCTACAATCatgagagaatttttttttttttgggggggttgctcTATTCAATAGTTTCGGATGTTTGAACGTGTTTCTATCACATGGACAATATCTAGATATGCAGTTAAACCTCTGtctggcaccgtattccctagcgcactggtcaaaagtagtgcgctatataaggaagagggtgccatttgggacacatactgGGTTTAATGTCTATTCCTCGTGGGTCACATTCCAAACCAAGATTGTACACATTATCAAAATGTAAACAAATTGATatactttttgttgttgaaaatgtgAGCTTTTCTTGTCACTGTCAGGACTTTATAAATCTGTTGCCCGTTGGTCTTTTTAAGTGGCCCATCATGACATGTCCCTAGCAGATGTGATATCATGGTTAAATGTTCCATgtcataatatacagtaccagtcaaaagtttggacacacctactcattcaagggtttatctttatttttactattttctacattgtagaataatagtgaagacaaactaagaaattacatatggaatcatgtcgtaaccaaaaaagtgttaaacaaatcaaaatataagtagccaccctttgccttgatgacagctttgcgtactcttggccttctctcaaccagcttcgcctggaatgcttttccaacagttttgaaggagttcccaca
The DNA window shown above is from Salmo salar chromosome ssa13, Ssal_v3.1, whole genome shotgun sequence and carries:
- the nol9 gene encoding polynucleotide 5'-hydroxyl-kinase NOL9 isoform X3 produces the protein MKVQKSLPKTKQTSKRQQCNDKWFKSNRIPQNSDSSNLSPSTAMAKLEHRASNLRKDKPNLKRLKKKAMTVSFRQVKTPAATERTPSRPLTNGGAGRPEQGSDSDESQDWSSFAESVLHQNGGGESMEGQESCVSAKAVPGRIEEEAFVHCAERDYIHNRTVLVMQQGQTLCFRGKCLLSCLYGRVEVHGFTLEEGQQSYPLFSPSSHCPLTVTALGDSPNPSKTKKAGRLEAKAIVRKYLSAETCKRLLSEVDSDSCVILLEPLDTPLTRFLNSFPDLKELFGLSSRDIRDSSAMLDTPLSGLGITPLRRTAGGMVMSQTYREALNGLVNACAEELDGCPVILVCGAKNVGKSTFNRHLINTLLNHTASVEYLECDLGQTEFTPSGCLSLSTVREPLLGPPFTHQWAPEHMIFYGQSSCETDLDRYLESLKSLWRLYNRETPIVINTMGWVKGFGFQLLVDIIRLFSISHVVQLSSGDKVMCPQLTPEFLRSSHGWQTHPPVQSALGEDNSGTHPAQRSYTLFSIHSEFEGAGRPGEMRHQRSNEQRDLALLGYFSQLQSPEPGPVRPLHCFTPYQVPHSAVAVGVTHCEVAPTHVLYTANASLVGLCCLNEKVSGRGSPVLLSQTPVCPCVGFGVLRGVDMARGLYFLVTPVAPSVLRQVNCLLLGAVTLPNTLLTGQTGILGEPPYVTMDYSFELTGAGKLHVFKGLARPGQMKNAK